In a genomic window of Nodosilinea sp. E11:
- the psbD gene encoding photosystem II D2 protein (photosystem q(a) protein) has protein sequence MTIAMGRAQAQRGWFDVLDDWLKRDRFVFIGWSGILLFPCAFMAVGGWLTGTTFVTSWYTHGLASSYLEGANFLTVAVSTPANSLGHSLLLLWGPEAQGDLVRWFQLGGLWSFVALHGAFGLIGFMLRQFEVARLVGLRPYNAIAFSAPIAVFVSVFLMYPLGQSSWFFAPSFGVAAIFRFLLFFQGFHNWTLNPFHMMGVAGVLGGALLCAIHGATVENTLFKDGENANTFRAFEPTQAEETYSMVTANRFWSQIFGIAFSNKRWLHFFMLFVPVTGLWMSAVGVVGLGLNLRAYDFVSQEIRAAEDPEFETFYTKNILLNEGIRAWMAPTDQPHEKFVFPEEVLPRGNAL, from the coding sequence ATGACCATAGCAATGGGACGCGCGCAAGCCCAGCGAGGATGGTTCGACGTCCTTGACGACTGGCTAAAGCGCGATCGCTTTGTGTTTATCGGCTGGTCCGGCATTTTGCTGTTCCCCTGCGCCTTCATGGCGGTAGGCGGCTGGCTGACCGGCACCACCTTTGTGACCTCCTGGTACACCCACGGCCTCGCGTCGTCATACCTGGAAGGTGCCAACTTTTTGACCGTTGCCGTTTCTACCCCCGCCAACAGCCTGGGTCATTCCCTGCTGCTGCTGTGGGGTCCCGAAGCCCAGGGCGACCTCGTCCGCTGGTTCCAACTGGGCGGGTTGTGGAGCTTTGTTGCTCTACACGGTGCCTTCGGTCTGATCGGCTTCATGCTCCGACAGTTTGAAGTGGCCCGATTAGTGGGTCTACGGCCGTACAACGCCATCGCCTTCTCGGCACCGATTGCGGTATTTGTCAGCGTCTTTCTGATGTACCCCTTGGGTCAGTCGAGCTGGTTTTTTGCGCCTAGCTTCGGCGTAGCGGCGATTTTCCGGTTTCTGCTGTTCTTCCAGGGCTTCCACAACTGGACCTTGAACCCCTTCCACATGATGGGAGTAGCGGGTGTCTTGGGTGGAGCGCTGCTGTGCGCCATTCACGGAGCCACCGTTGAGAACACCTTGTTCAAAGATGGTGAGAACGCGAACACCTTCCGAGCTTTTGAGCCGACCCAGGCTGAAGAGACCTACTCGATGGTGACGGCGAACCGATTCTGGTCGCAGATTTTTGGTATCGCCTTCTCCAACAAGCGCTGGCTGCACTTTTTCATGCTGTTTGTGCCGGTTACCGGCCTGTGGATGAGTGCGGTGGGTGTCGTGGGTCTAGGTCTAAACCTGCGGGCCTACGACTTTGTGTCGCAAGAGATTCGGGCGGCGGAAGACCCCGAGTTTGAGACCTTCTACACCAAGAACATCTTGCTGAACGAAGGTATCCGGGCCTGGATGGCACCGACTGACCAGCCCCATGAGAAGTTTGTATTCCCCGAAGAAGTACTGCCCCGCGGCAACGCTCTGTAA